The proteins below are encoded in one region of Vespa velutina chromosome 21, iVesVel2.1, whole genome shotgun sequence:
- the LOC124956298 gene encoding probable cytochrome P450 305a1 isoform X1 produces MYVSVLLLFIVIILLIIFKNKQRWKQKNFPPGPFSWPFIGNQSLLKRLVRKHGSQHVAFWKLAQRYKSDVIMLRLGMRNIIVVSGMTTVHKLLCSDDFDGRPWNEFIKLRNMGMRKGITMNDGTEWKDVRSWVVRALKTVGYGKREMSKLIQDELVVILEILKKGGINKMKETIAPAVINVLWTFTTGKRISDVSKLQYFNDLMERRARAFDMVGGILSTFPWIRYIAPETSGYNLLVKINDELKNFLTEIIYDHKKNYVPGNESNLIDMFFREMYDQKGSKNIFTEEQLLMILLDLFIAGSNTTTTTLDFLLLHVVVHQDIQKKVREEITTKIKLDEFPKLEDRIKLPYVEAFITEVQRMYTITPIIGPRRAFKDTIFEGYSIPKNTVILINLYSVNMDPDIYPNPHEFKPERFFKDNAYKPDKNLVLFGKGKTTTNSFLFLTILQIYSRLFRSTLFERIIISLNRFKFLTCFSLGNRRCPGEHLAKSALFLLFVGIMQKYALLPVPGQRPYVIEAIPGLTIAPKPYEAMVVP; encoded by the exons ATGTACGTCAGtgtattattacttttcataGTGATCATTTTGTtgataatctttaaaaataaacaacgaTGGAAACAGAAGAATTTTCCACCag GACCTTTTTCTTGGCCGTTTATTGGAAATCAATCTCTTTTGAAACGATTGGTTCGTAAACACGGTAGTCAGCACGTAGCATTTTGGAAGCTTGCTCAAAGATATAAAAGCGATGTAATAATGTTAAGATTAGGTATGCGTAACATTATTGTAGTTTCCGGCATGACAACCGTTCACAAATTACTATGTAGCGATGATTTTGATGGTCGTCCTTGGAACGAATTTATTAAGTTACGTAACATGGGAATGCGGAAAG gtattacTATGAACGATGGAACGGAATGGAAAGACGTTAGATCATGGGTAGTAAGAGCACTAAAGACCGTTGGATATGGCAAACGGGAGATGTCAAAGCTCATCCAGGATGAACTGGTTGTAATTCTCGAAATCCTAAAAAAAGGtggtataaataaaatgaaggaaaCTATCGCACCCGCCGTCATAAACGTTCTTTGGACTTTTACAACGGGAAAGCGAATCAGCGACGTTTCAAA ATTGCAATATTTTAACGATCTGATGGAACGACGTGCTCGTGCCTTCGACATGGTTGGAGGAATTCTATCTACTTTTCCTTGGATTCGTTATATCGCACCGGAGACATCGGGTTACAATCTTCTCGTGAAAATCAACGATGAATTGAAGAACTTCCTAACG gAGATAATATACGATCACAAGAAGAATTATGTACCTGGTAACGAGTCCAATTTAATCGATATGTTCTTTCGTGAGATGTACGATCAGAAAGGATCGAAGAACATTTTtacag aggAGCAATTGCTGATGATACTATTGGATCTCTTTATTGCCGGCTCTAATACCACCACAACTACCttggattttcttcttttgcacGTGGTCGTTCATCaagatatacaaaaaaaagtaagagaagagATAACGACAAAGATCAAATTGGACGAATTTCCAAAATTGGAAGATAGAATCAA GCTCCCTTATGTAGAGGCTTTTATAACCGAGGTTCAACGTATGTATACAATAACTCCAATAATAGGTCCGCGACGAGCCTTTAAAGATACGATCTTCGAAGGTTATTCGATACCAAAGAATACCGTTATCCTCATCAATTTATATAGCGTCAATATGGATCCAGATATCTATCCGAATCCGCACGAATTTAAACCGGAACGTTTCTTTAAGGATAACGCTTATAAACCGGATAAGAACTTGGTGCTCTTTGGCAAGGGTAAAACTACTacgaattcatttcttttccttacgATTCTTCAAATTTATTCTCGTCTTTTCCGATCCACATTATTCGAACgcataataatatcgttgaaTCGGTTTAAGTTTTTAACTTGTTTTTCATTAGGAAACAGACGATGCCCTGGCGAACATTTGGCAAAATCCGCTCTTTTCCTACTTTTCGTTGGTATTATGCAAAAATACGCGTTACTTCCTGTACCAGGCCAAAGACCTTATGTCATCGAAGCAATTCCAGGTCTAACGATAGCACCAAAACCGTACGAGGCGATGGTTGTACCGTAA
- the LOC124956298 gene encoding probable cytochrome P450 305a1 isoform X2, which yields MYVSVLLLFIVIILLIIFKNKQRWKQKNFPPGPFSWPFIGNQSLLKRLVRKHGSQHVAFWKLAQRYKSDVIMLRLGMRNIIVVSGMTTVHKLLCSDDFDGRPWNEFIKLRNMGMRKGITMNDGTEWKDVRSWVVRALKTVGYGKREMSKLIQDELVVILEILKKGGINKMKETIAPAVINVLWTFTTGKRISDVSKLQYFNDLMERRARAFDMVGGILSTFPWIRYIAPETSGYNLLVKINDELKNFLTEIIYDHKKNYVPGNESNLIDMFFREMYDQKGSKNIFTEEQLLMILLDLFIAGSNTTTTTLDFLLLHVVVHQDIQKKVREEITTKIKLDEFPKLEDRIKLPYVEAFITEVQRMYTITPIIGPRRAFKDTIFEGYSIPKNTVILINLYSVNMDPDIYPNPHEFKPERFFKDNAYKPDKNLVLFGKGNRRCPGEHLAKSALFLLFVGIMQKYALLPVPGQRPYVIEAIPGLTIAPKPYEAMVVP from the exons ATGTACGTCAGtgtattattacttttcataGTGATCATTTTGTtgataatctttaaaaataaacaacgaTGGAAACAGAAGAATTTTCCACCag GACCTTTTTCTTGGCCGTTTATTGGAAATCAATCTCTTTTGAAACGATTGGTTCGTAAACACGGTAGTCAGCACGTAGCATTTTGGAAGCTTGCTCAAAGATATAAAAGCGATGTAATAATGTTAAGATTAGGTATGCGTAACATTATTGTAGTTTCCGGCATGACAACCGTTCACAAATTACTATGTAGCGATGATTTTGATGGTCGTCCTTGGAACGAATTTATTAAGTTACGTAACATGGGAATGCGGAAAG gtattacTATGAACGATGGAACGGAATGGAAAGACGTTAGATCATGGGTAGTAAGAGCACTAAAGACCGTTGGATATGGCAAACGGGAGATGTCAAAGCTCATCCAGGATGAACTGGTTGTAATTCTCGAAATCCTAAAAAAAGGtggtataaataaaatgaaggaaaCTATCGCACCCGCCGTCATAAACGTTCTTTGGACTTTTACAACGGGAAAGCGAATCAGCGACGTTTCAAA ATTGCAATATTTTAACGATCTGATGGAACGACGTGCTCGTGCCTTCGACATGGTTGGAGGAATTCTATCTACTTTTCCTTGGATTCGTTATATCGCACCGGAGACATCGGGTTACAATCTTCTCGTGAAAATCAACGATGAATTGAAGAACTTCCTAACG gAGATAATATACGATCACAAGAAGAATTATGTACCTGGTAACGAGTCCAATTTAATCGATATGTTCTTTCGTGAGATGTACGATCAGAAAGGATCGAAGAACATTTTtacag aggAGCAATTGCTGATGATACTATTGGATCTCTTTATTGCCGGCTCTAATACCACCACAACTACCttggattttcttcttttgcacGTGGTCGTTCATCaagatatacaaaaaaaagtaagagaagagATAACGACAAAGATCAAATTGGACGAATTTCCAAAATTGGAAGATAGAATCAA GCTCCCTTATGTAGAGGCTTTTATAACCGAGGTTCAACGTATGTATACAATAACTCCAATAATAGGTCCGCGACGAGCCTTTAAAGATACGATCTTCGAAGGTTATTCGATACCAAAGAATACCGTTATCCTCATCAATTTATATAGCGTCAATATGGATCCAGATATCTATCCGAATCCGCACGAATTTAAACCGGAACGTTTCTTTAAGGATAACGCTTATAAACCGGATAAGAACTTGGTGCTCTTTGGCAAGG GAAACAGACGATGCCCTGGCGAACATTTGGCAAAATCCGCTCTTTTCCTACTTTTCGTTGGTATTATGCAAAAATACGCGTTACTTCCTGTACCAGGCCAAAGACCTTATGTCATCGAAGCAATTCCAGGTCTAACGATAGCACCAAAACCGTACGAGGCGATGGTTGTACCGTAA